The genomic DNA GTGCGCTCGGAAGCGGGTCTGGATCGTTTAGGTTTGTTGTAGAGTTGGCTTGTGACGAATCGTTTGTTGAGAACCCAAAGCGTGATATTGATTCAAATGACGGGCTGGGCGCGGCTGGCGCAAACTCGTTGTGTATGCTGGGGTGGTCGAACTGATGGCGAGGCACCGTCGCAGGCACGGCGAGCCCGCTCACCGACACATTTTGCGGCCACGACCGGAGGCTGCGGGACTCGGACGGAGACGAGGCGGTAACAGGGACCGGATAGCTCATTGTCGATGGTGACCCTCCTCCACCCCTAACCGGGTAACTCATGGTCGCGGAAGACCTTCCGGAATATCCGGGATAGCTTGCATCGGCGGGCTGTACCCCGTAGGGCAGTGCGTAGCTCCCGCCTGCCGGAGACTCGGCTGCCAGAGACTCGGTCGCTGAGGAAGATCCCATCCCGGGGCTACCGCTGTTCTTCGCCTCCACTTCGCTATACTGGGCCGTAGcaggtcgttggcggcgccaCCAAAAGAAGGCGATAGCTCCGATCAAGCCCACGACCCCTATCGCAACCCCGACGCCTATCCCCGCCCCGGCGGCAGGAGAGATGCCCACAGAAGTTGACATTGGGGTAACAGTAGGTGTGCTCGCTGCGCCGGCGGATGCGGTCGGGGTCGTCGGGGTAGATGTAGTTCTcgcggtcgaggtcgtcaaagCAGCAGAGAGTGTCGCCGAGTTCGTGCTCACCGCCACGTTGCCTGAGTAAATCGTCGAGTAAGCTCCATCGTTAACGGCGCTGACGCTCGACATGACCCAGTGCTGCGCAGGCTGCGTCTCCGTCACGCCTGCCAAgccctcgacgtccttgTTCATAAACAAATTGGCCTTGGGGTGTACATCGAGCACGTAGCTGGTCCCGTTGGCGACGTTGACAAACTTGTATTCCTCGGGCTTTCCATTCCATGTCGTTATCTCCCAGATCTGAGAGTCGTCAACGGACGACTCCTGTAGGCACGCCACGGTAGCGCCGACAGCGGGCTCTTTTGCATCGTAGCACACCCCCAGCTGCTGCTTCACACCGGCCTGGTCGAGACGCATGAGATAGCGACCTTTGACGTCGCCGAATGGTTGAAACtgccaggcggcggcggcgtcgtcggcgatgggATGGACTCGCAGGCCAACATCTCGAAGGCTGAGGTTGAGGGTGAAGGGTCCGGTGCTATTGTCGACGCGCGTCTCCGAGAGGCGGTACCACGCATTCGGGTCTAGTTCCGCCATCGTGGGTGCGGTCGCGGCCTCGTGGTTGTCTTCGAGTCTGAGTCtgagtcgtcgtcggtcggtgacagggctgaagaaggggggggggggggggggggggtgacgACAACGGACAGATTGAACGCCGGGTTCCGCTGCAGAGAGGACGGGTAATGTTTTTTTGACCATTCCCTGGCCTGCGACCGCATGGTTGCCCTGGATCCTATTGAAATGACATCGcaggggggggttgttgcGGGCCCATATGCCGCGCGCCGTGGAGACGCTGGAGAACTCGTGGGCGGATCAGGGCCAGCCAGATTCAGAAAATGCCTAACAGTACAGAGTATTGCCAAGAGCAATCAAAGTCCCAGGAAATGAATGCAGCGACGGGGGTTGGAGGGAGGCGCTGTCAAGCGCGTGGCGAGGGGCCAAGCTGGACGTGCAGTACTGTAATAATAGAAAGTCACACACGACAGGGGGGGAGAC from Colletotrichum higginsianum IMI 349063 chromosome 3, whole genome shotgun sequence includes the following:
- a CDS encoding Transmembrane alpha-helix domain-containing protein, with amino-acid sequence MAELDPNAWYRLSETRVDNSTGPFTLNLSLRDVGLRVHPIADDAAAAWQFQPFGDVKGRYLMRLDQAGVKQQLGVCYDAKEPAVGATVACLQESSVDDSQIWEITTWNGKPEEYKFVNVANGTSYVLDVHPKANLFMNKDVEGLAGVTETQPAQHWVMSSVSAVNDGAYSTIYSGNVAVSTNSATLSAALTTSTARTTSTPTTPTASAGAASTPTVTPMSTSVGISPAAGAGIGVGVAIGVVGLIGAIAFFWWRRQRPATAQYSEVEAKNSGSPGMGSSSATESLAAESPAGGSYALPYGVQPADASYPGYSGRSSATMSYPVRGGGGSPSTMSYPVPVTASSPSESRSLRSWPQNVSVSGLAVPATVPRHQFDHPSIHNEFAPAAPSPSFESISRFGFSTNDSSQANSTTNLNDPDPLPSAHELEVAVRDVPRRQHELGDFHHGPETFDISPETQPVPASIPAPHAELGAFQHGPDTFAQSHEAKMLGAPTAELGAYHHGPDTFEGGHEDKMLGGFSPGAEKYQREREDKVLGSFHDLMNMAPAGRSDRQTGPSDAAGWQAYEMQSIRPR